The following nucleotide sequence is from Acidisarcina sp..
AGCGAGTGATTCTTATTGCCACCATTGTTCTGTAACAGCAACGGTTCTCCATTCAACTGGGTCACCAGCAGGTCCGCATCGCCGTCGCCATCCACATCTGCGGCGACCACAGAGCGGGCCTCATGAAGCTGAATCTTGTCCAGCCCCAGGCTCTTGCTGACATCCTCGAAGCCCTCCGGCCCACGGTTACGGAATACCCGCAGTTCCGAGCCTTTTGCCGTCTCCACAACCACCGCCAGGTCAAGCCAGCCGTCGTTGTCCACATCGATCGCTGTGAGACCCCATCCACGCTGCGCATCCTTTATTGGCAGCGGAACGCGCTCAAACCTCTTGCCATCCACATTGCGCCACAAGCTAACGCCAGGAGCCCCCGCATGGGTGACCGCGATATCCATCCAGCCGTCTTTGTTGAAGTCCAGAACGGAAACACCCACGGTCGGGGCAAGACCGGCGTCGTCATACACTGGCGTCCCTTTAAATTTTCCTTCCCGAGGATTGAAGAACACGACCGGCGACTTGGTTGAACCCGCAACCACCAGGTCCACGGCACGATCATTGTTGATGTCCGACAGGACTGCTCCGGTGGTCTCACCTTCACCGGCCAGGCCGCTCTGCTCCGTCCAATCCGTAAACGTCTTGTTGCCGTTGTTGCGCCACAGTACATTCGGTCCGGAAGCGGGCTTGCCGTCCGCTCCAACGCCCGGTTTTCCTGTAACGAACAGGTCGAGATCGCCATCATGGTCGTAGTCGACGAACGTTAACCCCGCAGGCTGATTCCGGGGCTCAATCCCGGCCTGCTTCGTAACATCGGTAAAGTGACCATGGCCCTCGTTTCTGTAAAGCAGAACTCGATCGCTGAGAGCAACGGCGAGATCCGGCAGGCCGTCGTTGTCGAAATCCCCAACCGCGCAGGCCACGCCGGACCCGCTCACTGCCAGCCCCAACTCTTTGGACGCGAGCTCAGAGAATTTGCCACTTCCATTGTTGCGAAATACGCGAATCGCCTGCTCCCCCGATGACGGCAGCACAAAGTCCGCGACTCCGTCTCCATCTACGTCCAGAAAACAAACTCCGCCGGTCTTCTGCTGCGCCTTCGCAGTGGCCCCAACAGGCTGCGCCACAAATGTGATCGGGTTCATCGCCAACACCTTCGGCTCCGGCGTGAAAACGTCCGCGGCCTTGGCATAGCGTCCTTCCTCTCCATAGGTATGCGTAATGGGTGCAGAGATCTTGTCGCGCGAGAGGTGCTCAAAACGCTGAAAGTGCGTGCGCGCCTCATCCGGTTTGCCTGAGCGTTGCATGGCTCTTGCCAAACCGAACTCCGACGAAGTATGGAGAGGATTCAATGCCAGCGCACTTTGAAATTCAGTGATCGCTTTCTCGAACTCCTTCATCTCCAGATAAGACGACCCTAGAAAGTAATGCGCATCCGGGTTCGAAGGGACCATCTGAACCACGCGTTCAAACCGCTCGGCACTTTCGCTGCTCTTGCCTTGTGCATGCGCGGCCAGCCCCAGGCAGTACCACACCGCCGGGTTCTTCGGATCCTTGGCGGCGGCCTCTTCAAAAGCCTGCTCCGCCTCCGGCATCTTGTTCAGATAGAGAAGCGCGATTCCCTTGTTAAGAACTGCCGTCACCAACGTCGGGTCCGTAAGATAGGCGGCGCTGAACTGGTCCACCGCTTTCTGAGTGAGCTGCTGGTTCATGTATGCCACGCCAAGGTTGTTTTCCCGCGCAGCCTTTGCACGAACCCCGGGCGCATCCGCTGCATGCGCTGCCGCTGTAAGCAACAAAAGACCACTCACGACAACCAACCGACCGACTCCAGAACTGGAAGCCACGAACCGCGATAGAAGGGACATGGCTCGAATTATAAGGGCTTTGCGGGAGAAGAATTCTCTGGGTTGAGCTGAACCGCGGGTTTTGATGGGAGCAAAGCCCGGAATCATGATCCGGGCTCTATTCCCGTATGTAGTTCCTATGCTGCTCCACCTGTCCTGTGCCATTGCAGCAGGCGACCGGAACGCGACGAAAGATGATTTGTTAGAGAACCGGAATCAGAAGTTCCTGCCCAACCTTTACCAGATCCGGGTTCGCCATGCCATTCGCCTCGGCGATCTTCTGATAGTGGTTGGCGGTCCCATAGAAGTGCTTGCTGATATGCGACAGGTTATCGCCGGGCTGAACCGTATAGGACTGGTCGCCTGATCCAGCGGTGATGATCTCGTGGTGAAGATCGGCAAACTGCGGATCCACGGATTTAATGGAATCCCAAACCCGGTTGGCGATCACCTGAGAAGGCACAGTAGCCTTCAGGTGTAGTTGTTCGCCATCCAAGCTAACATCGTCGAGCGTGGCGCCATCGCTCGCAAACTCCTGGATTGTTGCAATCACGGGTGCATACTTCTGTTTCAACTGCTCCAGATCAGCCATTCTTCCTCCAACGGTACTTTTGCTAAATTCTCAGAGCCGCCGGTGGAAGAGAGGGTTGCCATACCTGAATAAAAATTCATCGGTGTCAGGCGATACAGGGATTGTCCAAAAGCGGGCCTCAATGCTTCCGCGGAAGCTTTCGCGAAGGCGCTGCCGTCAAGTCCAGCAGGCGCCCGCCCAAACTCCGCGAATCGCGTACCGAAAGATGGGTCCCTCGCATGACCTCTATGGCTGGATAAGCCGGTCTTGAAGCCTCCCCCTCAAAGCCATCGATCGTGAGACCATGAAAGCCATCGACGCGCACGGCCGAGCGGTAGAACTCCGGAAATGCCCCCTCCCAGTGCACCTGAAGATTATGGAAGGACAGCCCATTTACGTTGTGCGCCTGCACCGCTGAGAGGTCCTGGCGAGTCAGGCCAAGATCCTTTGGCGTTGTTGGCTGCAGATCGAGATTCCCTCCCATCACAGCTAACAGAGGGCCAGCCTGCATGGTGAGCGTCAAGTCGCGAAACTCCACATCCTCAATATGGCCGGGGTCCAGGCTGTAAAGAACCACCGGAGACTGACTCTTCGCGATCACCCTGCTGAAGCGCACATGACGCACATAGCCCATGGTGTTCGAGTCGGGCCACGGGGCATAAGCCCAGCGAGCCACCGTGATCGAAACCGGCTCTCCCGATCCCCACCATGGTCCGTCGATCAACCGCGTTTCGCTGACGACGTTCGAGAAGATCAGGTTCTCTATCGTCTCCCCTGCCCTCGACTGGATGTTGATACCGCGGTTGCTGTCGCGGATGACGATATTGTTGAAGGTCAGATTCCGAACATCCTTGGCAGCCGGTCCAATGCGGATTGCAGCTGACCGGCTGCACAGAATGACATTGGATACAGTAATGTTCTCCGCTGGCTCCTGGCACCAGCCATCCGCACATGGACCGCCCACCACTAGTGCGTCATCGCCTGCTTCCAGCGACGAATTAGCAACTGTGGCATTTCGCGATGCCGAAATATCCAGGGCGTCATTATTCGGAATCAGCAGGTTGTTCCGCACATCCAGCCCGCTCACGGAGATGTGATCGCTGCACATCAACTTGACGCCCCAATTCGGACTATCGACAACATGGAGATCGCGCACAACGACGCCATCGGAATGCAAAATAAGCACCAGTACGCCGGGCCGGGGACGCATATGGAGAGGCCCCTCGCGCGCCTCGCCCATTCGGGAGACGAGCGTCTCCCCCTGCCGCGTCTTTGCCGGGTCAAAGTAGGGATCGAAGGGTGCCGGATTCGGATCCACAAAGGCACGGCCATTTCCGTCAATCGTGCCCTCGCCGAGAATCGCAATATTGTGCGCATGTTCGGCCACAATCAGGGCTGTGTCGCGGCCCTCCGAGGCTCGATCCAGGCGAGGATAGTCTTCCAGATTCTCACTGCCCAGTATGGTCGAGCCCGGCTCCAGCTTCAGAGTGATGTTGTCCAGCAGGCGGATCGTCCCGGTGCGATAGGTTCCCGCATCTACCACCACCGCTCCCCCGCCATGCGAGTGGCAATCCTCTATGGCTGCGTTGATCGACCGCGTATCCAGCGTGTGTCCATCGCCCACCGCTCCATACGACCGAACATGGCAATCTGCCGCCACTCGCGCAGGCTCTGCCACTTGCGCATGCATCGAGGATGAGGCGCAGAAGCAGGCCACGCAGGCAGCCACAACCAGCTTGCAGGAAATAAAAGATCGAGGGGAAATTCGCGGCATGGGCACAGCCGCATTCTACACATGGCGGACAGCCACATTCGCAAGCTCGTAGAGTACACTTGCTGGTCAACGCACATGGTCGGGATTGCCGCTGTGTAAAGGGCAGATCCTGTCCGCTATTCCCTTTCACCGGTATTGGAGCTTTCATGGTGTCGAAGAATTCGTCTCAGTTTTTACCTGTCCGCTGGCTGCACCGCATGGCTTTGTTTGCCTCGATTTTTCTGGTGCTTCTCGTTGTTTCTACAGCGCATGCGCAGCAGATATACCATCCATCTGCGGACCCCAAGGCAGTAGTTATCGACGGCCACGCGCGATTTACCGTGCTGACCCCTCAGTTGATCCGCCTGGAGTGGAGTGAGGATGGAAAGTTTGAAGATCGGCCATCCTTCGTGGTTCTGAATCGGCAGCTTCCCGTTCCGGCATTTCAGCACTCGACCGACGGGCAGGACCTGATTCTCAAGACCAGCACGCTGGAACTGCGCTACCGCAAGGACTCCGGAAAATTCACGCCGGAGAATCTCACTATCCGCTTCCAACTGGATGGCTCCGCCCACACGTGGCAGCCGGGAGCGGCAACCACGGGCAACCTGCTGGGCACCTATCGCACGCTCGATGGAGCACGAGGCTATTCCGTCAAGCTGGAGCAGGGATTGGTATCTCGCGACGGGTGGGCGGTGATCGATGACAGCCAGTCTCCGCTCTTCGACTCCGCGGATTTTCGCTTTCAGGGGCCGGACAGCGTCTGGCCATGGGTGGTGGAGCGCTCTCCGGGAGATCGCCAGGACTGGTATTTCCTCGGCTACGGGCATGACTTCAAACAGGCGCTCGGGGACTACACACGCATCAGCGGAAAGATTCCCATGCCCCCTCGTTTCGCCTTCGGCACCTGGTGGTCGCGCTATTGGGACTATTCCGATGCGGAGTTGAAGGATCTCGTCACGCAATTCCACCAGAACAAGGTTCCGCTCGATGTTCTGGTGATCGACATGGGCTGGCATCTCTCTCCGGAGGCAATTAAGGCAAAGGGCTTTGAAATCCCAGCGGACAACAAGGATCAATCCGGGCACAGTGTCGGCTGGTCTGGCTATACCTGGAACCCGAAATATTTTCCTGATCCCGACAGCTTTCTCGCATGGGTGCACCAGCAGGGCCTGAAGGCTACGCTCAACCTGCATCCCGCCTCAGGCGTGCAACCGTGGGAGAATCAATACCCCGCGATGGCCACGGCGATGGGGATCGACCCTTCCACCAAGAAATATGTGCCCTTCGACATCACGAACAAGAAGTTCGCGACCAACTATTTGAACCTGCTCCATCATCCGCTGGAGAAACAAGGCATCGACTTCTGGTGGCTTGACTGGCAGCAGGAGATGACCACGCAGCTCGCCCACGTAAACCCGACCTTCTGGCTGAACTACGTTCACTTCAGCGATCAGGAACGGGAGGGTAAGCGCCCCCTCATCTTTCATCGCTGGGGCGGACTGGGCAATCATCGCTACGAAATCGGATTCTCCGGAGACACGTTCTCCGTATGGGAGTCCCTCGCCTTCCAGCCCTACTTCACCGCGACAGCAGCCAACGTTGGCTATGACTACTGGAGCCACGATATCGGTGGACACATGCCGGGTGCTGTCGATGGCGAACTCTACTCCCGCTGGATTCAGTTCGGGGCCTTCTCTCCGATTCTGCGAACCCACACCACCAAAAACCCGGAGGCGGAGCGCCGGATCTGGGCCTATCCTGAGCCTTACGCAAAGATCATGCGCGACACATTCGTTCTCCGCTATGCCATGCAGCCTTACATCTACACGGAATCACGGAAAACCTATGACACGGGCGTGGCTTTCTTCCGGCCTCTCTATTACGACTATCCGGAGGCCAGGGAAGCCTACGACCAGAAGGGCGAATACATCTTCGGCGACAACATGATCGTCGCTCCGATCGTCGCTCCCGCAGACGCCACAACCCACCTGTCCACCAAGTCTGTCTGGCTGCCCAGGGGCGAGTGGATCGAGTGGTTCACCGGCAAAGAACTGACCGGTCCCGGTAACTTCGAACGCACATTTACCGAGGCACAGATCCCCGTCTACATCAAGGCGGGCTCCATCCTGCCGCAGCAACCGGAGATGAGCTATACCGGCGAGAAGCCCGTCGACCCGCTGATTCTTGAAGTATTCCCCTTCGGCAAGGACCAGCACAGCAGCAGCTACCAGATCTACGAGGATTCCAGCATAGGAGAGAACTACACCCGCGGCGAATTCGCACGGACAAACGTCGAGGTCAGGCGCGAGACGGCGAAGAAATTCCACGTAACCGTCGCCCCCGCGGAAGGGACCTACCCCGGTATGCTGACGCAGCGCAGCTATGAGGTGCGGCTGTGGTCCTCGGCAGAACCCACCAGCGTCTTACTTGACGGCAAAAAGCTGGCCGCCTCCACCGATGCACAATCGGCAGGATGGCGCTATGACAAGGAGAAGGCACAGGTCATCGTGCGTACGCCCAGCCGCTCCGTGCATCAGAAAACCGATGTCTCCATCCAGTTGGCGCACGAACCAAGTGCACCGGAAAAACCATAACTCAGCAGACCACCATACAAGGAAGAGGCCTGGCATTTTCGCCAGGCCTCTTCCTTGTATGCCTTAGGTCGCAGCTTCCGTCGTATCACTTGAAAATCGTGTGCGGAATCAGCTTCCAGTAATCCTCCTGATTCGCATCGTCCATACACGCCTGGATGATCTTGCGGCCCAGTGGGTCGAGATCCGGAGTGAGGTATGGCTTCAATTCACGTTTGAAAAACTCACGCCACTGCCGCGCGCCTTCTTCGTACACCTCCGCGCCACCCTGTAGCTGGCTTTCCACATGCAGAAAGACAGGAGGAATCAGGGATCCCTCCACGCGAATCTGCTGCGGCGCATACCCTAGGAGCGGGCAGGTGCACTCCGTCAACTGATCCCGTTGGAAGCGTGCACTGCCGCGCCGGGCCAGGTATTCGCGAGCGATCCACTCCCCCATAAAGCCAACCCGCCATGCTCCGATGTACTGGTTCGGAATCAGCACATGACGAGTCTCGGTGTTTTCGACGATCTGCTCCAGCAGCAGGTTCGCCTGATCCACGCGGCGGCCGGTGCAGAAAGCCCAATACGACCCCACACCCTCCGACTGCATGCCCTTCGAATCCTGAATGCTGGGATTAGCGTGGCCCCGCGGAGCAGCCAGCCTCCACAGCCATGCCAGCGCTGGGCTCAGAATATGCAGCATCCCGATGATGCCGTAGAGACGGCTCTCCTTATGCGTTGGTGGGCAACGAACGCCAAAGCTGCGAATGTTCACCGCGACCGGTCCCTGGCTCACATCGGGAATCAGGTCTCGCGGAATAATCACTCGGGGATTGGTGCAGAGCTTACCCGGCGCGTCTTCGATATGCTCCCATGTCAGGCATCCGCCGCCGGGAACGATGTAGTGATTTAGGAAGATCAACGGCTTCGGCGGAGAGATGCAAAGACGCTCCAGCTTCGGATCGGTGCCGTACTTCTTGATGTGGTCCACGCGCACAAACCAGCCGTTCTCCGCGTCGCGGATATTCAGCTTCGTCTGACCTTCGTTGTAATGCGGATGCGCACAGGCCATATCGTCGGCCATGGGATTCAGATGGCAAGCCTGCGGCAGCACCAGCGTACGTTCCTCGCCCGTGACCACGTTCTTGCCCAGCAGCAGACGGCCATCCTCCATGCGGTGGATGTGCTCGGTCATCTCGCTCTTGCCTCCCCCGGAGGCGCCTTCGTGCATAATCACGATCTCGTTGTCATACGGCGTAACGACCCCCACCGCCGCGCAGTGATTCGTCGTCCAGCCCTCGCGCTCGCCAATGTCCAGCAGGATCGAGTAGACGCCCTTCTTCGCGCTTGGCCCGGGGTAAAGGTTATAGGCGTAGATCTCCTGATGCGTCTGCGTGCGG
It contains:
- a CDS encoding FG-GAP-like repeat-containing protein; its protein translation is MSGLLLLTAAAHAADAPGVRAKAARENNLGVAYMNQQLTQKAVDQFSAAYLTDPTLVTAVLNKGIALLYLNKMPEAEQAFEEAAAKDPKNPAVWYCLGLAAHAQGKSSESAERFERVVQMVPSNPDAHYFLGSSYLEMKEFEKAITEFQSALALNPLHTSSEFGLARAMQRSGKPDEARTHFQRFEHLSRDKISAPITHTYGEEGRYAKAADVFTPEPKVLAMNPITFVAQPVGATAKAQQKTGGVCFLDVDGDGVADFVLPSSGEQAIRVFRNNGSGKFSELASKELGLAVSGSGVACAVGDFDNDGLPDLAVALSDRVLLYRNEGHGHFTDVTKQAGIEPRNQPAGLTFVDYDHDGDLDLFVTGKPGVGADGKPASGPNVLWRNNGNKTFTDWTEQSGLAGEGETTGAVLSDINNDRAVDLVVAGSTKSPVVFFNPREGKFKGTPVYDDAGLAPTVGVSVLDFNKDGWMDIAVTHAGAPGVSLWRNVDGKRFERVPLPIKDAQRGWGLTAIDVDNDGWLDLAVVVETAKGSELRVFRNRGPEGFEDVSKSLGLDKIQLHEARSVVAADVDGDGDADLLVTQLNGEPLLLQNNGGNKNHSLKLALKGGADNKTGTGTEVEIFADGLWQKWEMAGAAGYMSQGPAELIAGLGSSDRADIVRLLWPTGVPQDELDVAITKPVSFTELDRRGSSCPVLFAWDGTRYQFVTDVIGAAVVGHWISPVAKNIADPDEWVKIDGKLLQARNGNMSVRFAEPMEEVNYIDQVRMVAVDHRIGTEVYPNEGFLNEPPFPTEKTIVSAAAKPPAGAWDDSGRDVLDLLRTRDHRYVVDFKLLNYAGYASMHTLTLDLGDWSEKNPLRLLAHGFIEYFSASSMYAAWQAGLDPIAPYVEAQMPDGSWKRVMDEMGFPAGLPRTIVADLTGKLPAGTRRIRIKTNLQIYWDQILVDNGPDISRHIRQTEMPLSLGKVQFHGYPQQIDGATHGDLTYNYENVSATGPFVKQRGSYTHYGDVTQLLKKVDDRYVVFGSGEEIDAEFSTDALPPLPAGWTRDYFFYANGFVKDMDFYEASPFTVADMPFHRMSRYPYPANEHFPQDTEALQYRLDWNDRFESGRTPNGFQLHYVPMSSEPPTLPVPVSGGR
- a CDS encoding LysM peptidoglycan-binding domain-containing protein, translated to MADLEQLKQKYAPVIATIQEFASDGATLDDVSLDGEQLHLKATVPSQVIANRVWDSIKSVDPQFADLHHEIITAGSGDQSYTVQPGDNLSHISKHFYGTANHYQKIAEANGMANPDLVKVGQELLIPVL
- a CDS encoding glycosyl hydrolase family 28 protein — encoded protein: MAEPARVAADCHVRSYGAVGDGHTLDTRSINAAIEDCHSHGGGAVVVDAGTYRTGTIRLLDNITLKLEPGSTILGSENLEDYPRLDRASEGRDTALIVAEHAHNIAILGEGTIDGNGRAFVDPNPAPFDPYFDPAKTRQGETLVSRMGEAREGPLHMRPRPGVLVLILHSDGVVVRDLHVVDSPNWGVKLMCSDHISVSGLDVRNNLLIPNNDALDISASRNATVANSSLEAGDDALVVGGPCADGWCQEPAENITVSNVILCSRSAAIRIGPAAKDVRNLTFNNIVIRDSNRGINIQSRAGETIENLIFSNVVSETRLIDGPWWGSGEPVSITVARWAYAPWPDSNTMGYVRHVRFSRVIAKSQSPVVLYSLDPGHIEDVEFRDLTLTMQAGPLLAVMGGNLDLQPTTPKDLGLTRQDLSAVQAHNVNGLSFHNLQVHWEGAFPEFYRSAVRVDGFHGLTIDGFEGEASRPAYPAIEVMRGTHLSVRDSRSLGGRLLDLTAAPSRKLPRKH
- a CDS encoding TIM-barrel domain-containing protein, which encodes MVSKNSSQFLPVRWLHRMALFASIFLVLLVVSTAHAQQIYHPSADPKAVVIDGHARFTVLTPQLIRLEWSEDGKFEDRPSFVVLNRQLPVPAFQHSTDGQDLILKTSTLELRYRKDSGKFTPENLTIRFQLDGSAHTWQPGAATTGNLLGTYRTLDGARGYSVKLEQGLVSRDGWAVIDDSQSPLFDSADFRFQGPDSVWPWVVERSPGDRQDWYFLGYGHDFKQALGDYTRISGKIPMPPRFAFGTWWSRYWDYSDAELKDLVTQFHQNKVPLDVLVIDMGWHLSPEAIKAKGFEIPADNKDQSGHSVGWSGYTWNPKYFPDPDSFLAWVHQQGLKATLNLHPASGVQPWENQYPAMATAMGIDPSTKKYVPFDITNKKFATNYLNLLHHPLEKQGIDFWWLDWQQEMTTQLAHVNPTFWLNYVHFSDQEREGKRPLIFHRWGGLGNHRYEIGFSGDTFSVWESLAFQPYFTATAANVGYDYWSHDIGGHMPGAVDGELYSRWIQFGAFSPILRTHTTKNPEAERRIWAYPEPYAKIMRDTFVLRYAMQPYIYTESRKTYDTGVAFFRPLYYDYPEAREAYDQKGEYIFGDNMIVAPIVAPADATTHLSTKSVWLPRGEWIEWFTGKELTGPGNFERTFTEAQIPVYIKAGSILPQQPEMSYTGEKPVDPLILEVFPFGKDQHSSSYQIYEDSSIGENYTRGEFARTNVEVRRETAKKFHVTVAPAEGTYPGMLTQRSYEVRLWSSAEPTSVLLDGKKLAASTDAQSAGWRYDKEKAQVIVRTPSRSVHQKTDVSIQLAHEPSAPEKP
- a CDS encoding DUF4914 family protein codes for the protein MPTISSKTINFKADWPTLGLPAHVIEVLSAAPELFVPNTREDLLDWALGRETGTTDWNIGNREDMGEFEAAFDVPGVGPVVEAVVTKARNGLAVNFPDPRMRRRDPDAMVIGDTLPTDKPTYQQRFGEPFDLTRQKTLGWLKTQELIVTPFYAGPDDLRYGSLLIIPRQAGFFAGALADLQGMIPGNEVPADFRLNGGVLFVAPPFRHTHFDGKQVVVHFRTQTHQEIYAYNLYPGPSAKKGVYSILLDIGEREGWTTNHCAAVGVVTPYDNEIVIMHEGASGGGKSEMTEHIHRMEDGRLLLGKNVVTGEERTLVLPQACHLNPMADDMACAHPHYNEGQTKLNIRDAENGWFVRVDHIKKYGTDPKLERLCISPPKPLIFLNHYIVPGGGCLTWEHIEDAPGKLCTNPRVIIPRDLIPDVSQGPVAVNIRSFGVRCPPTHKESRLYGIIGMLHILSPALAWLWRLAAPRGHANPSIQDSKGMQSEGVGSYWAFCTGRRVDQANLLLEQIVENTETRHVLIPNQYIGAWRVGFMGEWIAREYLARRGSARFQRDQLTECTCPLLGYAPQQIRVEGSLIPPVFLHVESQLQGGAEVYEEGARQWREFFKRELKPYLTPDLDPLGRKIIQACMDDANQEDYWKLIPHTIFK